One window of Sphingobacteriales bacterium genomic DNA carries:
- a CDS encoding T9SS type A sorting domain-containing protein: MRLFFTTTQTLFYMTETSDTAEAMSLLESVNTQTAKRMKVALAMQEGQYSKADSICNTLPQTGLDNQYFRELLSLQIEMAQNNRSYTQFSPEEDALLSQIAQSQTTSAMSAKVLRYLAYGEEIMVELPPMPEDLTEGMPIQFKTGVADAPNINITPNPASEYLQIYANLPSKTSANISIYDAFGKLTFSLSVTESGKTLVAMSDWPNGLYFCRVTSNGAIISSSKILVAK; the protein is encoded by the coding sequence ATGCGATTATTTTTTACCACCACCCAAACTTTATTTTACATGACCGAAACCTCCGATACTGCTGAAGCCATGTCGCTGTTGGAAAGTGTGAATACCCAAACCGCAAAACGCATGAAAGTTGCATTGGCTATGCAAGAGGGACAGTATAGCAAGGCAGACAGTATATGTAACACTCTGCCCCAAACAGGATTGGACAATCAATATTTCCGTGAGTTATTGTCTTTGCAGATAGAGATGGCGCAAAACAACCGCAGCTACACCCAGTTCAGCCCTGAAGAAGATGCCCTTTTGAGCCAGATTGCTCAAAGTCAGACAACCTCGGCAATGAGTGCTAAAGTACTACGCTATTTAGCTTACGGCGAAGAGATAATGGTTGAACTTCCACCTATGCCCGAAGACCTGACGGAAGGAATGCCCATACAGTTTAAAACCGGTGTTGCTGATGCTCCAAACATCAATATTACGCCCAATCCGGCATCAGAGTATCTACAAATTTACGCTAACCTGCCTTCAAAAACGTCCGCCAACATTAGCATATATGATGCCTTTGGCAAATTAACATTCAGCCTTTCAGTTACAGAAAGCGGTAAAACATTAGTAGCCATGAGCGATTGGCCAAACGGGCTATATTTCTGCCGGGTTACCAGTAACGGAGCAATAATAAGCAGCAGTAAAATTTTGGTCGCAAAGTAA
- a CDS encoding PKD domain-containing protein: protein MFRIIIIFLFSQIVHAQEKYFIKSLGFDSFTSAGGKVFYTSDSTLIIGGGSHLTTESHIKSFLFFSDSEVSSFNKLNYGLEFGIFILQGLVITPFGYAFSGQINNDPYGTYPPTGYPFLMEVNHAGEVLNLYQFPDPPILSNGRALLYYPESNTYYFGGESATTASEPYRLMMTKITDGEMVWRRYYDNFSNKNKITDLQPASDGGCFAIGMVNYGNITSSDGDALFMRINTNGDIIHSTIYDWGWKKAVAIRFNSFNDNNFIIAGTSYMDYYSGRVLLLRVDTLGNTIWDRHYQLSNGFNEASAVFQVGDNIVCSGSSKRNGAKIEAFLMKVRGSDGEPLWVRYFDVEPNNDYFYNFTPAPDGGFLCVGRTEPVGSANMLVVKTNCMGLLSLPQADFTYVQDTTPPALFTFFNQSLQVYPDSIDGGHYIWDFGDGAVSNEINPTHVYPEEGDYLVTLTAIVCSDTSVTQQLVYARSGSGIAVGLPPDPLKGENSIQVYPNPAQNTLQITIASDPLLVERSRNEPVFTLYNLTGQLVLQTQFVSTGSTNTTSKTISIAHLPEGVYVFEVFDGVVLARGKVAMVR, encoded by the coding sequence ATGTTTCGCATAATAATTATATTTTTGTTTTCACAAATTGTACACGCACAGGAAAAATATTTCATCAAATCGTTAGGTTTTGATTCTTTTACTTCAGCTGGAGGAAAAGTGTTTTATACGTCGGACAGCACGCTGATAATCGGGGGAGGAAGTCACTTAACTACCGAATCCCATATTAAGTCATTTCTGTTTTTTTCAGATAGCGAAGTAAGCAGTTTTAATAAACTAAATTACGGTTTAGAATTTGGAATATTTATCTTACAAGGATTAGTAATCACGCCATTTGGCTATGCATTTAGCGGCCAAATAAATAATGATCCTTATGGCACTTATCCTCCTACCGGTTATCCTTTTTTAATGGAAGTCAACCACGCAGGCGAGGTGTTAAACCTCTACCAATTTCCCGATCCTCCAATTTTGTCAAATGGCAGAGCACTTTTATATTATCCCGAATCCAATACTTATTATTTTGGCGGCGAGTCAGCAACCACTGCCTCCGAACCCTACCGTTTAATGATGACCAAAATAACGGACGGAGAAATGGTTTGGCGCAGGTATTATGACAATTTTAGCAACAAAAATAAGATTACGGACTTACAGCCAGCCTCAGACGGAGGATGTTTTGCAATTGGAATGGTAAATTACGGCAATATAACTAGTTCTGATGGAGATGCCTTATTTATGCGTATAAACACTAATGGCGATATTATTCACAGCACAATTTATGATTGGGGATGGAAAAAAGCAGTAGCCATTCGTTTTAACAGCTTCAACGATAATAATTTTATAATAGCCGGTACAAGTTATATGGATTATTATAGTGGTCGAGTACTTTTGTTAAGAGTTGACACGCTTGGAAATACTATTTGGGACAGACATTATCAACTAAGTAATGGTTTTAACGAAGCTTCTGCTGTTTTTCAAGTGGGCGATAATATTGTTTGTTCAGGAAGCAGCAAACGTAACGGAGCAAAAATTGAAGCATTTCTGATGAAAGTACGCGGCTCGGACGGCGAGCCGTTATGGGTTCGTTACTTTGACGTGGAACCCAATAACGATTATTTTTATAATTTCACCCCTGCCCCAGATGGCGGATTTCTGTGCGTGGGCCGCACCGAGCCGGTAGGCTCTGCCAATATGCTGGTCGTCAAAACCAACTGCATGGGGCTGCTCAGTCTTCCGCAGGCAGATTTTACTTATGTACAAGATACAACACCGCCGGCATTGTTTACCTTTTTTAACCAAAGCCTGCAAGTCTATCCCGACAGCATAGACGGGGGGCATTATATTTGGGATTTTGGCGACGGTGCTGTCAGCAACGAAATAAACCCCACCCACGTATATCCCGAAGAAGGCGACTACCTCGTTACCCTCACTGCCATTGTTTGTTCAGATACCAGTGTTACCCAACAGCTTGTTTATGCACGTTCGGGGAGTGGTATTGCGGTGGGGCTGCCTCCCGACCCCCTGAAGGGTGAGAACTCCATCCAAGTTTACCCCAACCCCGCTCAAAACACACTGCAAATCACTATTGCTTCCGACCCGCTGCTTGTTGAGCGAAGTCGAAACGAGCCTGTCTTTACCCTCTACAACCTGACCGGTCAGTTGGTGTTGCAAACACAGTTTGTTTCGACAGGCTCAACAAACACGACAAGCAAAACCATTTCGATAGCGCATTTGCCGGAAGGAGTATATGTTTTTGAAGTATTTGATGGTGTTGTGTTGGCGCGGGGTAAGGTGGCGATGGTGCGGTAG
- a CDS encoding sugar kinase, protein MSVEYAIIVKNKTRLEALIDRFNTKAQAKFYIERSGGNFEDYQAEHDAFHRSLDTVLAKLSKVIKYKIVERIYVPAFIFTENHLIVVIGQDGLVANTAKYSEGAPIVAVNPDKNRYDGILLPFDTSNFIGAVESVIENQHKFRSVTFAEAKLNDGQRLLGFNDLFIGASSHVSARYRITYQNQTEEHSSSGLIVSTPAGSTGWLSSVFNMTMGIGKLFFGLPIDQNRRNKKESHSQQPSLSQNQLFFAVREPFKSVKTQTSIVAGYISSKTELTLESFMPANGVIFSDGMESDFLAFNSGAIARIGIAKETATLVL, encoded by the coding sequence ATGAGTGTGGAATATGCCATTATTGTTAAAAACAAAACCCGCCTGGAAGCACTGATTGACCGCTTTAACACCAAGGCGCAGGCAAAGTTTTATATTGAACGATCGGGTGGAAATTTTGAAGATTACCAGGCAGAACATGATGCGTTTCATCGTTCGCTTGATACGGTACTGGCAAAGTTGAGTAAGGTGATAAAATATAAGATAGTCGAAAGAATTTATGTGCCGGCATTTATATTTACCGAAAATCACCTGATTGTGGTCATTGGCCAGGATGGATTAGTAGCAAATACTGCCAAATATTCGGAGGGAGCACCCATTGTTGCAGTTAATCCCGACAAAAATCGCTATGACGGGATATTACTTCCTTTCGACACCTCTAATTTTATAGGTGCAGTAGAAAGTGTGATAGAAAATCAACACAAGTTCAGAAGTGTAACGTTTGCCGAAGCAAAACTAAACGACGGACAAAGATTGTTAGGCTTTAACGATTTGTTTATTGGTGCTTCCTCCCATGTTTCGGCCCGTTACCGGATAACTTACCAAAATCAGACAGAAGAACACTCTTCCAGCGGTTTGATTGTTTCAACACCTGCCGGCTCAACCGGTTGGCTGAGCTCTGTTTTTAACATGACCATGGGAATTGGAAAACTTTTCTTCGGATTGCCGATTGACCAAAATAGGCGTAATAAAAAGGAAAGTCATAGTCAACAGCCTTCTTTGTCCCAAAACCAGTTGTTTTTTGCTGTTCGGGAGCCTTTTAAAAGCGTTAAAACGCAGACAAGCATTGTTGCCGGATATATCAGTTCCAAGACAGAGTTGACTCTTGAATCGTTTATGCCGGCAAATGGAGTCATTTTTAGTGATGGGATGGAATCCGACTTCCTTGCTTTTAACAGCGGCGCTATTGCCCGAATTGGTATTGCAAAGGAAACAGCAACTTTGGTTTTGTAG
- a CDS encoding membrane protease subunit, stomatin/prohibitin: MLGIKHVKFDSMTYVIHFSNGKIVKEGRGLSFFYFSPNSSIAAIPIGSNDLPFIFNESTADYQTVSIQGQITYKVNGPTTLANILDFTLDDKGFYKKNDIEKLHQRIINEAQTATSAFISGLGLKEAIRSAKTIEKQISDGLLSSQAISILGIEILGANILAVSATPEMKRALETETREKLQQEADHAIYQRRNFAVEQERKIKESELNTEIAVEEKKKQIAEKQMEGKVQQANNDRKLREMAVEADISVESQRKNLIEMKTENDRLEATTQGFVLDTLLKPYKDVDWRTLIALNNNPDPRFNIALAFRQIAENAEKIGTLNISPDLLDNLLQQQ, translated from the coding sequence ATGCTTGGAATTAAACACGTTAAATTTGACTCCATGACCTATGTAATTCATTTCAGTAACGGTAAAATCGTGAAAGAGGGTCGTGGGTTATCGTTCTTTTATTTTTCTCCCAACAGTTCTATTGCAGCTATCCCGATTGGAAGTAATGACCTGCCTTTTATCTTTAACGAAAGCACTGCCGATTACCAAACAGTTTCTATTCAGGGGCAAATTACTTATAAGGTTAACGGACCTACCACCCTTGCCAATATACTGGACTTTACTTTAGACGATAAAGGGTTTTATAAAAAAAACGATATAGAAAAGCTCCATCAGCGAATCATTAACGAAGCACAAACTGCCACATCTGCCTTTATTTCCGGTTTAGGCTTGAAAGAGGCTATTCGTTCGGCAAAAACAATCGAAAAACAAATTTCAGACGGGCTGCTCAGCTCGCAGGCCATAAGCATTTTGGGCATCGAAATATTGGGAGCAAATATTCTGGCCGTTAGTGCTACTCCTGAAATGAAACGAGCTTTAGAAACTGAAACCCGCGAAAAGCTTCAACAGGAAGCTGACCATGCTATTTACCAACGACGCAATTTTGCTGTTGAACAAGAACGGAAAATTAAAGAAAGCGAGTTGAATACAGAAATTGCGGTGGAAGAAAAGAAAAAACAGATTGCCGAAAAACAGATGGAAGGGAAAGTTCAACAGGCAAACAACGACCGCAAATTAAGGGAAATGGCGGTAGAAGCGGATATTTCTGTCGAAAGTCAGCGCAAAAACCTGATCGAAATGAAAACTGAAAACGACCGATTAGAAGCAACTACCCAGGGATTTGTATTAGACACCCTCCTAAAACCCTACAAAGATGTGGATTGGCGCACTTTAATAGCCTTAAACAATAACCCCGACCCACGTTTCAATATCGCGTTGGCCTTCAGGCAGATCGCTGAAAATGCAGAAAAAATTGGAACCCTTAACATTAGTCCCGACTTGTTAGACAACCTGCTCCAACAACAGTAA